TCATAAAAGACGGCGATTTTAAGATTGCCGACAACAATTTACTAAAGACACATTTCTTAAATGTTGCGCTTAAGCACAACATGGAAACAAGAAAATTCAGATCTATAAAAATCGAGCAGCGGGCGCATATCGACGGCTTTGTATCTGTCATAGATGCAATGACCGTGCGGCAGAAATACTGGGAAGAGTGCGGCGAGCTGCTTAAAAATGCCGCATAGAAAGGAGTGTAAACGGCATGAAATTTTTAGACTATCTTTTTCATGGCAAAGAATTAAAAGCCATAGGTAATTATTTCAAAATGCTGAACGGATACAGCCCGACGTTTACCAGCTTTAGCGGCGGCGTGTATGAAATGGATTTAACCAGAACGGCTATAAATAATTTTGCCACACATTGCAGCAAGCTAAAGCCGGAGATAGAGGGCAGCGCCCTTAAGTCGCTGGAAAAGACATTGCAGCATAAACCCAACTACTTCATGGATACAACAAAATTTATAAAGCGTCTGGCAACGTATGTAGCGGTGGAACACACCGCTTTTATTATACCTATCGAGGATGAATACGGGCGCTTGTGTGGCTGGTATCCGTTGCGGGCTGAACGCTGCGAGGTGGTAGAGAGTGAGGGGCAGTTATATTTACGGTATCTGTTTGCAAATGGCAGCTATGGAGCTATTGAGTTTGAGCGTGTAGGCATTATGACAGACTTTGAATATAAAGACGACCTTTTCGGAGAGGACAACAGCACGCTTGCACCAACTATGCAGCTGATACATACGCAGAATGAGGGAATTATAAACGCTGTAAAAAATTCTGCAAATATCCGTTTTCTGGCAAAGGTGGCAAATATGCTGAAACCAGAGGATATAAAGAAAGAGCGGAAACGCTTTACAGAGGATAACTTAAGCGCCGACAACGATAGCGGCATGATTATTTATGATAACAAGTTTAGTGAGCTGAAACAGGTAGAAAGCAAACCATATACACCAAACGCATTGCAGATGCAGCACATACAGGAAAATGTATGTACGCATTTTGGTACAAATATGGATATTCTGCAAAATAAATTTGATGAAAATACGTGGAACGCTTACTACGAGGGGAAAATAGAACCGTT
This window of the Mediterraneibacter gnavus ATCC 29149 genome carries:
- a CDS encoding phage portal protein, yielding MKFLDYLFHGKELKAIGNYFKMLNGYSPTFTSFSGGVYEMDLTRTAINNFATHCSKLKPEIEGSALKSLEKTLQHKPNYFMDTTKFIKRLATYVAVEHTAFIIPIEDEYGRLCGWYPLRAERCEVVESEGQLYLRYLFANGSYGAIEFERVGIMTDFEYKDDLFGEDNSTLAPTMQLIHTQNEGIINAVKNSANIRFLAKVANMLKPEDIKKERKRFTEDNLSADNDSGMIIYDNKFSELKQVESKPYTPNALQMQHIQENVCTHFGTNMDILQNKFDENTWNAYYEGKIEPFAIQLSLVMTNMSFTERERACGNAIFFSANRLQYASNATKLSVSTQLFDRALLNRNGVMDIWNMAHVEDGEKYYIRKEYTEVSELHKGSEQPVIIQQVPQQTEPAAGEEPQNGQEEKEGVNNAS